A window from Bacillota bacterium encodes these proteins:
- a CDS encoding flagellin, with product MRINNNIMALNAHWQLGVNQANSSKSMERLSSGMRINRAGDDAAGLAISEKMRGQ from the coding sequence ATGAGGATTAACAACAACATCATGGCCCTCAACGCCCACTGGCAGTTGGGTGTAAACCAAGCTAACAGCTCAAAGAGCATGGAAAGACTCTCCAGCGGTATGAGAATTAACCGTGCTGGCGACGATGCAGCAGGCTTGGCTATCTCTGAAAAAATGAGAGGTCAGAT